The following proteins come from a genomic window of Nitrospirota bacterium:
- a CDS encoding UPF0182 family protein, whose protein sequence is MLSRKFISFIIYTVILLLFFIVPNFLGLLTDWYWFQEIGFSNIFSTILITKIYLGVAAGIISFVFIYFNLWLAQRLVVSRPLVVRMPSGVGTQTDIGRKLDLTRYVNTFALPISLMLGFFLGLAGAGSWESVLKYFNSTPFGVQDPIFNRDIAFYFFDLPFIQSLLGLGVWLIVVSLIGAIVSYAMRGAITLNEIIPGAGIMRSLYMDRPARMHLSVIAALFFVLTAFKIYAVRIPSLLYSSAGPFTGARFTDIHAMLPFLKILIFVAIAAAILLIINIFKSGNHLVAAAVVLYTLVSILGGSVYPALLQKFVIAPNELIKETPFIKHNIEATQKAFALDKIEERNLTGETVLSMADINSNRSTIKNVRLWDREPLLDTFGQLQEIRTYYDFISIDNDRYRFDGDYRQVLLSPRELNPVSLPQRTFINEHLTFTHGFGLTLSPVNEVTPEGLPVLFLKNLPPSSTIPSLSVSRPEIYYGELAGNWVVVNTKTKEFDYPSGEENVFADYKGSGGVRIGSIFRKALFALRFGSMKILLSNDITPDSRIMYYRTIQERVRRALPFLSFDRDPYMVVTSKGELKWIYDAYTTSDRYPYAEMVNDAFGSLPGRRLNYIRNSVKVVIDAYDGKMTFYIADKEDPVIQTYSKIFKGSFVPLNEMDQGLKTHIRYPEDLFAYQTALYTVYHMDEAQIFYNKEDQWQIPVITSGNQTDSMMRHMIMKLPGEIREEFILMIPFTPRGKDNLSAWMVARNDGEFYGQLVVYRFPKQKLVYGPMQITNRINQDADISRQISLWDQRGSEVIRGNLLVIPIEEALIYIQPIYLRAEGGKIPELKRVIVAYENRIAMEETLDAALASVFGGRVTQDKETTERVATKEPETGQIIFQQAREHYNRALEAQRRGDWALYGEEIRKLGELLRKSK, encoded by the coding sequence ATGCTATCCAGAAAATTTATTTCTTTCATTATTTATACTGTAATATTGCTTCTGTTTTTTATTGTGCCCAATTTCCTTGGATTGCTTACTGACTGGTATTGGTTTCAGGAAATCGGTTTTAGTAATATTTTCTCAACCATTCTGATTACAAAAATTTATTTGGGGGTGGCAGCCGGGATTATAAGTTTTGTATTCATCTACTTCAATCTATGGCTGGCGCAGCGCCTTGTTGTGTCAAGACCTCTGGTTGTACGGATGCCGTCAGGGGTTGGTACACAAACTGACATTGGTAGGAAGTTAGATCTTACGAGATATGTCAATACATTCGCCCTGCCAATTTCGTTAATGCTTGGATTTTTCCTGGGACTCGCCGGGGCCGGCAGCTGGGAATCTGTGCTTAAGTATTTCAATTCAACACCATTCGGGGTGCAGGACCCAATATTTAATCGGGATATTGCATTTTATTTCTTTGATCTTCCGTTTATTCAATCGCTCCTTGGTTTGGGCGTATGGCTCATTGTTGTGTCTCTGATAGGAGCAATTGTCAGTTATGCCATGCGGGGGGCTATCACCTTAAATGAGATAATTCCAGGCGCTGGAATCATGAGATCGTTATACATGGACAGGCCGGCCAGGATGCACCTGTCAGTTATTGCAGCCCTGTTCTTTGTCCTGACTGCATTTAAGATTTATGCAGTAAGAATCCCCAGTCTTCTATACAGCTCTGCCGGGCCGTTTACCGGTGCAAGGTTTACCGATATTCACGCTATGCTTCCATTTCTGAAGATACTTATATTTGTTGCTATTGCCGCTGCTATTCTTTTAATAATAAACATCTTTAAATCAGGCAATCACCTGGTTGCAGCAGCTGTTGTCTTGTATACACTCGTTTCAATCCTGGGCGGTTCGGTGTACCCGGCCCTACTGCAAAAATTTGTGATTGCTCCTAATGAGCTTATCAAGGAGACTCCTTTTATCAAACACAATATTGAGGCCACTCAAAAGGCTTTTGCATTAGACAAGATTGAAGAGCGTAATCTTACCGGCGAAACTGTACTTTCTATGGCAGACATCAACAGCAACCGCTCCACCATAAAAAATGTCAGGCTGTGGGACCGTGAACCGCTGCTTGATACATTCGGACAGCTGCAGGAAATCCGAACATATTATGATTTTATATCTATTGATAACGACCGCTACCGCTTTGACGGCGATTACCGCCAGGTTTTACTTTCCCCCAGAGAGCTTAATCCTGTCAGCCTTCCTCAGCGCACCTTTATAAATGAACACTTGACATTTACACATGGCTTTGGCCTCACCTTAAGTCCTGTCAATGAGGTGACGCCCGAGGGTTTGCCTGTACTCTTTTTGAAAAATCTACCCCCCTCATCAACTATTCCATCTCTTTCAGTAAGCCGGCCGGAAATATACTATGGGGAACTTGCAGGAAACTGGGTGGTGGTAAATACTAAGACAAAAGAATTTGACTATCCGTCAGGTGAGGAAAATGTCTTCGCTGACTATAAGGGCAGCGGAGGGGTCAGGATTGGTTCAATATTCCGCAAGGCCCTGTTTGCACTGAGGTTTGGGTCTATGAAAATACTCTTGTCCAACGATATTACACCTGACTCAAGAATTATGTATTACCGCACTATTCAGGAGAGGGTCAGACGCGCATTACCATTCCTGAGTTTTGACCGTGACCCATATATGGTTGTTACATCTAAGGGAGAATTGAAATGGATATATGACGCATACACCACCTCCGATCGCTACCCATATGCAGAAATGGTCAACGACGCATTCGGTTCTTTGCCAGGCAGACGCCTCAATTATATAAGAAATTCCGTCAAGGTAGTGATAGATGCCTATGACGGCAAAATGACATTTTATATCGCAGATAAAGAAGACCCGGTTATACAGACATATTCCAAAATATTTAAAGGATCGTTTGTTCCGCTTAATGAGATGGATCAGGGACTTAAGACTCATATACGATATCCGGAAGATTTATTTGCGTATCAGACAGCGCTTTATACTGTGTATCACATGGATGAGGCGCAGATTTTCTACAATAAGGAAGATCAATGGCAGATTCCTGTTATAACCAGCGGAAATCAGACTGATTCAATGATGCGGCACATGATTATGAAGCTCCCTGGCGAGATACGGGAAGAGTTTATACTAATGATACCCTTTACACCCCGCGGCAAAGACAATCTCTCTGCCTGGATGGTGGCGAGAAATGATGGAGAGTTTTACGGGCAGTTGGTGGTGTATCGTTTCCCCAAACAAAAACTGGTTTATGGACCCATGCAGATCACCAACCGCATTAACCAGGATGCAGATATCTCCCGTCAGATTTCCCTCTGGGATCAGAGAGGGTCCGAGGTAATAAGGGGAAACCTTCTGGTTATCCCGATTGAGGAGGCGCTTATTTATATACAACCTATATATCTGAGGGCCGAAGGCGGTAAAATCCCGGAGTTGAAAAGGGTTATTGTTGCATATGAGAACCGCATAGCTATGGAAGAGACATTGGATGCTGCGTTGGCATCCGTATTTGGAGGCAGGGTCACTCAGGATAAGGAGACGACAGAAAGGGTTGCAACAAAGGAACCCGAGACAGGTCAAATTATATTCCAGCAGGCGAGAGAACATTACAACCGGGCGCTTGAGGCACAGCGCCGCGGCGATTGGGCCCTTTATGGCGAAGAGATCAGAAAGCTTGGGGAGTTATTGAGGAAATCCAAGTAA
- a CDS encoding exodeoxyribonuclease VII small subunit, protein MEKEIKFEKALERLEEIVQTLEKGDMPLEDSLKVFEEGIKLSKTCMAKLDEAEKKVEILVKNREKAVLKPFAAESTINDNSENEG, encoded by the coding sequence ATGGAAAAAGAAATAAAATTTGAAAAGGCGCTGGAGAGGCTTGAGGAGATAGTGCAGACCCTTGAAAAGGGGGATATGCCTCTGGAAGATTCATTGAAAGTTTTTGAAGAGGGGATCAAACTCTCAAAGACATGTATGGCCAAATTGGATGAGGCAGAAAAGAAGGTTGAAATATTAGTGAAAAACAGGGAAAAGGCAGTCTTAAAACCCTTTGCTGCTGAATCTACTATCAATGATAATAGTGAAAACGAAGGCTAA
- a CDS encoding polyprenyl synthetase family protein, whose translation MIIVKTKANSILSAYLLHNKDTIDRYLMMLDGISEDIPATLYESMHYSLSAGGKRIRPILAIASCEAVGGTIDDVIPAAIAIEMIHTYSLIHDDLPSMDNDDLRRGKPANHKVFGEATAILAGDGLLTMAFGILSDTKSFKNQAYLERRLKIIREIAVAAGPDGMVGGQQLDIENEGKKIDIVSVEKLHNRKTGALILAAIRTGGISGGASELQLQALTDYGKKTGLAFQIADDILDVEGKVEDVGKSIGKDANQRKNTYPALLGLEQAKNLAGQLVSEAITALDSFDDKADPLRLIAAYAIDRKS comes from the coding sequence ATGATAATAGTGAAAACGAAGGCTAATTCCATCCTTAGCGCATACCTCCTGCATAATAAGGATACAATAGACAGATACCTCATGATGCTTGATGGTATCAGTGAAGACATACCCGCAACTTTATATGAATCTATGCACTACAGCCTGTCAGCCGGGGGTAAGCGTATAAGGCCAATTCTCGCAATTGCCTCATGCGAGGCGGTGGGCGGCACTATAGATGATGTTATACCGGCTGCAATTGCAATAGAGATGATTCATACATATTCCCTAATCCACGATGACCTGCCATCCATGGACAATGATGACCTCCGCAGAGGTAAACCTGCAAACCACAAAGTTTTTGGTGAGGCAACGGCAATACTGGCAGGTGACGGTTTACTGACGATGGCATTTGGTATTTTATCTGACACAAAGAGCTTTAAAAATCAAGCTTATTTGGAAAGACGCCTGAAGATAATCCGTGAGATTGCCGTTGCTGCAGGACCTGACGGCATGGTTGGCGGTCAGCAATTGGATATTGAAAACGAAGGTAAAAAAATTGACATTGTGTCAGTTGAAAAACTGCATAACAGGAAGACTGGCGCCCTTATACTGGCTGCGATCCGGACAGGGGGAATTTCCGGAGGGGCGTCTGAATTACAGTTGCAGGCGCTCACAGATTATGGCAAAAAAACGGGTCTCGCCTTTCAGATAGCTGATGATATCCTGGATGTGGAAGGCAAAGTTGAAGATGTCGGAAAGTCAATCGGTAAGGATGCAAACCAGAGAAAGAATACATATCCGGCGCTGCTTGGGTTAGAGCAGGCAAAGAATTTAGCCGGGCAGCTTGTGAGTGAGGCAATAACTGCACTGGACAGCTTTGATGATAAGGCCGATCCTCTCAGGCTGATTGCCGCATATGCAATAGACAGGAAGAGTTAA
- a CDS encoding 1-deoxy-D-xylulose-5-phosphate synthase, translating into MKYLDTINSPQDLKKIPREDLPVLAEEIRVFLLDVVSRTGGHLASNLGVVELTIALHYLYDSPDDMIIWDVGHQAYVHKILTGRRNEFNTLRHYGGISGFPKIDESIHDSFNVGHSGTSVSAALGMVEARDKFGKLNKVIAVIGDGSMTAGMVFEGLNHTGDLKKDIIVILNDNEMSISKNVGAISSYLSKIITGSLYTKVKQETEFFIKNIPRIGEPMLKVAKKAEESVKGLVGPGTLFEELGFRYIGPIDGHTFDHLLPTLENIKRLNGPVLVHVVTKKGKGYPPAERDPAAFHGIPPFDIETGIPFKKSVIPTYTKVFSQSLIRLAERDDKIVAITAAMPEGTGLNSFADRFPERFYDVAIAEQHGVTFAAGLATGGFHPVVAIYSTFLQRSYDQIVHDVCLQNLPVTFAIDRAGVVGEDGPTHHGTFDINYLRHIPNIVIMAPRDEDELQHMLSAAVNYNGPSAVRYPRGTGIGVELQPDFMPLEIGKGEIILDGNDVAIIAIGNMVYPAIEAAAILKRSGIDAAVANARFAKPVDEEMILELAGKCGYIVTVEDGALAGGFGSAILEALEKHGAADVHVKRIGLPDKFIEHGTIKELHKLYGLDSDGIARTVSFFAPRLLKWGKV; encoded by the coding sequence ATGAAATATTTAGACACGATCAACAGTCCTCAGGACTTGAAAAAGATTCCCAGGGAAGACCTGCCTGTGCTTGCTGAAGAGATACGAGTATTTTTGCTCGATGTGGTTTCCCGTACCGGGGGTCATCTAGCCTCAAACCTCGGTGTTGTTGAATTAACTATCGCCCTTCACTATTTATATGACTCCCCTGACGATATGATTATTTGGGATGTGGGTCATCAGGCTTATGTACATAAGATCCTTACGGGGCGCAGGAATGAGTTCAATACCCTTAGACATTATGGAGGTATTAGCGGTTTCCCAAAGATAGATGAAAGCATTCATGATTCTTTTAATGTGGGACACTCAGGGACATCTGTTTCTGCTGCGCTGGGAATGGTTGAGGCAAGAGACAAATTTGGTAAACTCAACAAGGTAATAGCAGTAATAGGTGACGGCTCCATGACCGCCGGGATGGTCTTTGAGGGTTTAAACCATACAGGGGACTTAAAAAAAGATATTATAGTAATTCTAAATGACAATGAAATGTCTATATCAAAGAATGTCGGGGCTATCTCATCTTATTTAAGCAAGATCATTACCGGATCGTTATACACAAAGGTCAAACAGGAGACAGAATTTTTCATAAAGAATATACCCCGCATTGGAGAACCCATGCTGAAGGTTGCCAAAAAGGCTGAAGAGTCTGTCAAAGGTTTAGTAGGTCCAGGGACGTTATTCGAGGAACTTGGATTCAGATACATAGGTCCTATAGATGGTCATACCTTTGATCATCTATTACCTACCCTCGAAAATATAAAGAGATTAAATGGTCCTGTACTTGTGCATGTTGTTACAAAAAAAGGTAAGGGCTATCCTCCGGCAGAGAGAGACCCTGCCGCATTTCATGGTATTCCGCCTTTTGATATTGAGACCGGCATACCGTTTAAGAAGTCTGTTATCCCGACTTATACAAAAGTATTCAGTCAGTCTTTGATAAGGCTTGCTGAAAGAGATGATAAAATAGTTGCGATCACAGCGGCCATGCCTGAAGGAACTGGTTTGAACTCTTTTGCTGATAGATTTCCAGAGAGGTTTTACGACGTCGCTATAGCAGAACAACATGGAGTAACATTCGCGGCAGGACTGGCAACCGGAGGCTTTCATCCGGTTGTTGCAATCTACTCTACATTCCTTCAACGTTCATATGATCAGATAGTTCATGACGTGTGTCTACAAAATCTACCAGTAACTTTTGCGATTGACAGGGCCGGTGTAGTTGGAGAAGACGGTCCGACACATCACGGAACATTCGATATTAATTACCTGAGGCATATACCCAATATTGTAATAATGGCTCCCAGGGATGAAGATGAATTACAGCATATGCTGTCTGCAGCCGTAAATTATAACGGTCCTTCCGCTGTCCGTTATCCGCGGGGTACTGGTATAGGGGTGGAGCTGCAACCGGATTTTATGCCGTTGGAAATAGGAAAAGGCGAGATCATTTTAGATGGAAATGATGTGGCCATAATAGCCATCGGCAATATGGTATATCCTGCAATCGAGGCAGCAGCAATTCTAAAGAGGAGCGGTATTGATGCTGCAGTTGCTAATGCCAGATTTGCAAAACCTGTAGACGAAGAGATGATATTAGAGCTGGCAGGCAAATGCGGCTACATAGTCACAGTAGAAGACGGCGCACTGGCGGGAGGGTTTGGAAGCGCGATACTTGAGGCACTCGAGAAACATGGGGCCGCTGATGTCCATGTCAAGAGGATAGGACTACCCGATAAATTTATCGAGCATGGCACTATTAAGGAGTTGCACAAGCTGTATGGACTTGATTCAGATGGTATCGCACGTACTGTCTCCTTTTTCGCTCCCCGATTACTAAAATGGGGAAAGGTGTGA
- a CDS encoding TlyA family RNA methyltransferase: MGKGVKEKRLRLDLLLVNRGLAESRQKALGIILSGNVFVDGSLIDKAGALCSEGAEINIKYQMPYVSRGGIKLEGAVRHFHLQLDGMTAMDIGASTGGFTDCLLQNGVRKVYAIDVGYGQLHWKLRGDPRIANLEKTHILRLDWKTIIDVIDIVTIDVSFISLRNILSSLQEHLSPASLIIALIKPQFEVGKGEVGKGGVVRDTAKIESTVNNVIGFAEETGFRIRGTIPSPILGQKGNREYLVLMER, translated from the coding sequence ATGGGGAAAGGTGTGAAGGAAAAGCGTCTGCGGCTCGATCTCCTCCTCGTTAACCGCGGACTTGCAGAATCAAGACAAAAGGCCCTGGGGATAATCCTTTCCGGTAATGTATTTGTTGACGGCAGCCTGATTGACAAGGCAGGAGCTTTGTGTAGTGAAGGCGCTGAGATTAATATAAAATATCAGATGCCTTATGTAAGCAGGGGCGGAATTAAGCTGGAAGGGGCTGTAAGGCACTTTCATTTGCAATTAGATGGTATGACTGCCATGGATATCGGGGCATCAACCGGCGGCTTTACAGACTGTTTATTACAGAATGGGGTAAGAAAGGTCTATGCTATTGATGTCGGTTATGGACAATTGCACTGGAAGCTCAGGGGAGATCCGAGGATTGCTAATCTTGAAAAGACTCACATATTGAGACTTGACTGGAAAACCATTATAGATGTTATAGATATAGTTACTATTGATGTTTCATTTATTTCTCTCAGAAATATATTATCGTCTTTGCAGGAGCATCTATCCCCTGCCTCTTTGATTATTGCATTAATCAAACCACAGTTTGAGGTGGGTAAAGGTGAGGTTGGAAAGGGAGGGGTTGTAAGAGATACAGCTAAAATTGAAAGTACCGTAAATAATGTTATCGGGTTTGCAGAAGAAACAGGGTTCAGGATTAGAGGAACTATCCCATCCCCTATCCTGGGACAAAAGGGGAACAGGGAATATCTGGTATTAATGGAGAGATGA
- a CDS encoding GDP-mannose 4,6-dehydratase produces MANILITGAAGFIGSHLSEQLLRENARIICLDNLDTFYDPQVKRENLRPLLASKKFTFIEGDIRDLKLLTDIFVSNRIDVIVHIAARAGVRPSIIEPLLYYDVNVRGTTNLLEMARQFDVKKFVFASSSSVYGENKKVPFSEDDNVDNPVSPYAATKKAGELIAFTYHHLYGISVSCLRFFTVYGPRQRPEMAVHKFTKLIYEGKSIPVYGDGTSRRDYTYIDDIVAGIRASINTEMSYEIINLGESKTIRLSELITLIENNLQKKAIIEWLPEQPGDVPVTFANIDKARSLLGYAPCVDIQEGVERFVKWFLWREKGGSKQ; encoded by the coding sequence ATGGCCAATATCCTTATAACCGGCGCTGCAGGTTTCATTGGTTCCCACCTCAGTGAACAGCTCCTGAGGGAGAATGCAAGAATTATTTGCCTTGACAACCTTGACACTTTTTATGACCCGCAGGTAAAGAGGGAAAACCTCAGACCTCTTCTTGCCAGCAAAAAGTTTACTTTTATTGAGGGAGATATAAGGGATTTAAAACTCCTTACCGATATATTCGTGAGCAACAGGATTGACGTTATTGTTCATATCGCTGCCAGGGCAGGGGTAAGACCATCAATAATAGAACCGCTCTTGTATTATGATGTAAATGTCCGGGGTACGACAAATCTCCTGGAAATGGCAAGACAATTTGATGTAAAGAAATTCGTATTTGCATCGTCATCGTCAGTCTATGGTGAGAATAAGAAGGTTCCTTTCAGTGAAGATGACAATGTGGACAACCCTGTTTCACCTTATGCTGCAACTAAGAAGGCAGGAGAACTCATAGCATTTACATATCATCATCTTTATGGAATATCGGTAAGTTGTCTGAGGTTTTTTACAGTCTATGGACCGCGTCAGAGGCCGGAGATGGCCGTTCATAAGTTTACAAAATTGATCTACGAGGGGAAGAGTATACCTGTTTATGGTGATGGGACATCAAGGCGGGACTACACTTATATTGATGACATAGTTGCCGGGATAAGGGCATCCATTAACACAGAAATGAGCTACGAGATTATAAATCTCGGAGAATCAAAGACAATAAGACTATCAGAACTAATAACATTGATAGAGAATAACCTTCAGAAGAAGGCGATAATTGAATGGCTTCCGGAGCAACCAGGTGATGTACCTGTCACATTTGCGAATATTGATAAGGCCAGGAGTTTACTGGGATATGCCCCTTGCGTGGATATTCAGGAAGGCGTAGAGAGATTCGTGAAATGGTTTTTGTGGAGAGAAAAAGGAGGGAGTAAACAATGA
- a CDS encoding UDP-glucose/GDP-mannose dehydrogenase family protein, with product MNIGVIGAGYVGLVTGTCFAEFGLNVTCVDMNESKVNLLQKGIVPFYEPGLEELMRKNINEGRLQFSGNIADTIRKSEVILIAVGTPSLEDGSADLSYVDSVAKAIAENLQSYKVIVTKSTVPVGTGERIKDIIKRINGKCEFDIVSNPEFLREGSAVEDFMRPDRIVIGSGSERASSIVRDLYRPLYIIETPFIMTDIETAEMIKYASNVFLAAKISFINEMANLCEKVGANVQIVAKAMGLDKRIGPKFLHAGPGFGGSCFPKDVRALMQIGESHGYDFKIARSVIEVNITQKNHMITKIEHALRGAGGKTVGVLGLAFKPNTNDIRESPAIHIIEGLIEIGANVRVYDPAAMDDAKAVLANKVTYCNDAFDVANNADAIILATEWNQFRNLQLEKLKGLLKHPVFIDLRNVYEPDRMRKNGFDYYSVGRS from the coding sequence ATGAATATCGGCGTAATCGGCGCTGGGTATGTTGGTCTTGTTACGGGGACATGTTTCGCAGAGTTCGGTTTAAATGTCACATGTGTTGACATGAATGAGAGTAAGGTAAACCTCCTTCAAAAGGGCATAGTCCCTTTTTATGAACCCGGACTTGAAGAACTGATGCGTAAAAACATTAATGAAGGCAGGCTGCAGTTTTCGGGAAACATAGCGGACACTATCCGGAAATCCGAGGTTATTCTTATTGCAGTAGGGACCCCGTCTCTTGAGGATGGCTCAGCTGATCTATCATATGTTGACTCGGTAGCAAAGGCTATCGCAGAGAATCTTCAAAGTTACAAAGTAATAGTTACCAAGAGCACCGTGCCTGTCGGGACAGGTGAGAGGATAAAAGATATCATTAAAAGAATAAACGGCAAATGTGAATTTGATATCGTATCAAACCCGGAATTCCTGCGCGAGGGGTCTGCCGTTGAGGATTTTATGAGGCCTGACAGGATTGTAATAGGCTCCGGCAGTGAAAGGGCATCATCTATTGTAAGAGACCTGTATCGGCCTCTCTACATAATAGAGACGCCATTTATTATGACTGATATAGAGACTGCAGAGATGATCAAGTATGCATCGAACGTATTTCTAGCGGCCAAGATCTCATTCATAAATGAAATGGCTAACCTGTGCGAGAAGGTCGGAGCCAATGTTCAGATAGTCGCTAAGGCTATGGGGTTGGACAAGAGGATAGGCCCCAAGTTCCTGCATGCCGGACCAGGATTTGGCGGCTCATGCTTCCCCAAGGATGTCAGGGCTCTTATGCAGATTGGTGAGAGTCATGGATATGATTTTAAGATTGCGAGGAGCGTAATTGAAGTCAACATTACCCAGAAGAACCATATGATAACAAAGATAGAACATGCCCTCAGAGGGGCGGGTGGAAAAACAGTTGGAGTACTTGGACTGGCTTTCAAACCAAATACAAATGATATCAGGGAATCTCCTGCAATTCATATTATCGAGGGTCTCATTGAAATCGGCGCTAACGTCAGAGTATATGACCCTGCTGCTATGGATGACGCAAAGGCTGTGCTTGCCAATAAAGTCACTTACTGCAATGACGCCTTTGATGTTGCAAATAATGCTGACGCTATAATCCTTGCTACAGAGTGGAATCAGTTCAGGAATCTCCAGTTGGAGAAGTTGAAAGGACTTTTAAAGCATCCCGTTTTTATAGACCTAAGGAATGTGTATGAACCTGATAGGATGAGGAAAAATGGTTTTGACTATTATTCCGTAGGAAGGAGCTGA
- a CDS encoding NAD-dependent epimerase/dehydratase family protein — MRVLVTGGAGFIGSHIVDRLLSEGHQVSVLDNLSTGKSENLNKNAEFFKLDIENPRIEKVIKKEKPEVICHLAAQMDVRRSVADPAFDAKTNIIGMINLLEYAVRHGARKVIFSSTGGAIYGEGGPYPTVEDHKASPVSPYGISKLTGEHYLFFYQIMYGLKYVALRFANVYGPRQDPFGEAGVVAIFTKKMLKNDQPLINGNGMQTRDYVYVEDVVDAVMRAIEKNENDVFNVGTGIETTVNELFRMLVEITGSNVREMHGPAKKGEQMRSCLSYDKIKKTMEWEPSVDLKTGLSNTVEFFKGSKQ; from the coding sequence ATGCGCGTACTTGTTACAGGCGGAGCCGGGTTCATTGGTTCTCATATAGTTGACAGACTTTTATCTGAAGGCCATCAGGTGTCTGTTTTAGATAATCTGTCAACAGGCAAGTCTGAGAACTTAAATAAGAATGCGGAATTCTTTAAGCTCGATATAGAAAACCCGAGGATTGAGAAGGTAATCAAGAAGGAAAAACCTGAGGTAATCTGCCATCTGGCAGCTCAGATGGATGTGAGGAGATCTGTCGCTGACCCTGCATTTGATGCAAAGACTAACATTATTGGCATGATCAACCTCCTTGAGTACGCCGTCCGTCATGGCGCAAGGAAGGTGATATTTTCGTCAACAGGCGGGGCTATATACGGAGAGGGCGGCCCCTACCCTACTGTAGAGGATCACAAGGCAAGTCCTGTCAGCCCTTATGGCATTAGTAAATTAACAGGTGAACATTATCTCTTTTTTTATCAGATAATGTATGGATTAAAATATGTGGCGCTGAGATTTGCAAATGTTTACGGACCAAGGCAGGACCCGTTCGGTGAGGCAGGAGTTGTTGCCATATTCACAAAAAAAATGCTTAAAAATGACCAGCCTCTGATTAACGGAAATGGCATGCAGACTCGGGATTATGTATATGTTGAAGATGTTGTTGATGCAGTAATGCGTGCCATAGAAAAAAATGAAAATGATGTTTTTAATGTCGGTACCGGCATTGAGACAACTGTTAATGAACTCTTCAGGATGCTTGTCGAAATTACAGGGAGTAATGTGCGGGAGATGCATGGACCTGCAAAAAAAGGTGAGCAGATGAGGAGCTGTCTGAGTTATGACAAGATTAAAAAGACGATGGAGTGGGAACCTTCTGTAGATCTTAAGACAGGGCTCTCAAACACAGTCGAATTCTTCAAGGGGAGTAAACAGTAA